The Dama dama isolate Ldn47 chromosome 3, ASM3311817v1, whole genome shotgun sequence genome has a segment encoding these proteins:
- the LOC133048969 gene encoding intraflagellar transport protein 22 homolog: MFIVKVRLRRGLKRCLRGPGTELLKAKVLLGGPCESGKTILANFLTEASDITEYNPTQGVRILELENPRVTSNNKGAGCEFELWDHGGDSKSESCWPALMKHSHGVVIVFNASILSPLKEIEMWCSCFVQQQFLQNTPCLLIAHHKPSSGSDKENPALAPPLNKLKLVHSNLEDNPEEIRMEFIKYLRSIINSVSESKDRETSIIT; encoded by the exons ATGTTTATTGTGAAGGTAAG ACTGCGGCGCGGACTCAAGCGGTGCCTGCGTGGGCCCGGGACCGAGTTGCTGAAGGCCAAGGTCCTCCTTGGGGGGCCCTGCGAGAGTGGAAAAACAATTTTGGCCAACTTTCTGACAGAAGCTTCTGACATCACTGAATACAACCCAACCCAAGGAGTGAGGATCCTGGAATTAGAGAACCCACGTGTAACCAGCAACAATAAAGGCGCGGGGTGTGAATTTGAGCTCTGGGATCATGGCGGTGATTCAAAGTCCGAGTCTTGCTGGCCAGCCCTGATGAAGCACTCTCACGGGGTGGTGATCGTCTTCAACGCCAGCATCCTAAGTCCCCTGAAGGAAATTGAGATGTGGTGTTCCTGCTTCGTCCAGCAGCAGTTCTTACAGAATACTCCGTGTCTGTTAATCGCACACCACAAACCAAGCTCCGGAAGTGACAAAGAAAACCCAGCTTTGGCACCACCCTTGAACAAGCTGAAGCTGGTACACTCGAATCTTGAGGACAACCCGGAAGAGATCAGGATGGAATTCATCAAGTATTTAAGAAGCATAATCAACTCAGTGTCCGAGAGCAAAGACCGGGAGACGTCCATTATTACCTGA